Proteins encoded together in one Deinococcus hopiensis KR-140 window:
- a CDS encoding ferritin-like domain-containing protein: MSNDTQGTSTRRKFLGMAGMMGAGAVLSGCTSVMATTPNKPNLDAVIFNFALNLEYLEAAFYLAAVGRLAELNGVGGDSTKITLPQGYSGVVPGLTGDMLAMANEIATDELAHVRVIRQVLGNAAVPQPQLDLSGSFAAAGDLASEGKIKGFNPYAGELFFLHGAFIFEDVGVTAYKGAARFLVDDSAGGNLENAAGILAVEAYHAGSIRTQLYQRRTQQAAAGLTVEQIVQAISNLRDAVDGADDRDQALTANPANPGVLVRDANIVPTDANGIAFSRTPRQVANIVFLDTTGAAAKGGFFPNGLSSNGTATSDYSAILAIK; the protein is encoded by the coding sequence ATGAGCAACGATACGCAGGGCACGAGCACGCGGCGCAAGTTCCTGGGCATGGCCGGCATGATGGGCGCGGGCGCGGTCCTCTCGGGCTGCACGAGCGTCATGGCGACCACCCCGAACAAGCCCAACCTCGACGCGGTGATCTTCAACTTCGCGCTGAACCTGGAGTACCTGGAAGCGGCCTTCTACCTGGCTGCCGTGGGCCGCCTGGCCGAGCTGAACGGGGTGGGCGGCGACTCCACCAAGATCACGCTGCCCCAGGGCTACTCCGGCGTGGTGCCCGGCCTGACCGGCGACATGCTGGCCATGGCCAACGAGATCGCCACCGACGAACTCGCCCACGTGCGCGTCATTCGCCAGGTGCTGGGGAACGCCGCCGTGCCCCAGCCCCAGCTTGACCTGAGCGGCTCGTTCGCCGCCGCCGGGGACCTCGCTTCTGAGGGCAAGATCAAAGGGTTCAACCCCTACGCCGGCGAGCTGTTCTTCCTGCACGGCGCGTTTATCTTCGAGGATGTGGGCGTCACGGCCTACAAGGGCGCGGCCCGCTTCCTGGTGGACGACAGCGCCGGCGGCAACCTGGAAAACGCGGCGGGCATCCTGGCGGTGGAGGCCTACCACGCCGGGTCGATCCGTACCCAGCTCTACCAGCGCCGCACCCAGCAGGCCGCTGCTGGCCTGACGGTGGAGCAGATCGTGCAGGCGATCAGCAACCTGCGTGACGCGGTTGACGGCGCTGATGACCGCGACCAGGCGCTGACGGCCAACCCGGCCAACCCTGGCGTGCTGGTCCGCGACGCCAATATCGTTCCCACCGACGCAAACGGCATCGCCTTCAGCCGCACGCCCCGTCAGGTCGCCAATATCGTCTTCCTGGACACCACGGGGGCGGCCGCCAAGGGCGGCTTCTTCCCCAATGGCCTGAGCAGCAACGGCACCGCCACGAGCGACTACAGCGCCATCCTGGCGATCAAGTAA
- a CDS encoding nucleotidyltransferase family protein has translation MTAAEFLRLVRLNTVNAAILERLPALGVSQAHLVAGALFGTVWNTQSGQPPGANIRDYDLFYWDPDTSYGAEDAVIRRAAALFADLDVTLEVRNQARVHLWFPERYGLTRPPLGSVREGIDQFLVECTCVGIGAAGEVYAPFGLMDLAAGRLKPNANNHTPSLYAAKAASYRERWPWLRDEGRG, from the coding sequence GTGACGGCCGCTGAGTTTTTGCGCCTCGTGCGGCTCAACACAGTCAATGCCGCCATCCTGGAGCGTCTGCCCGCGCTGGGCGTCTCCCAGGCCCACTTGGTGGCGGGTGCACTCTTCGGTACGGTCTGGAACACCCAGAGCGGACAGCCGCCCGGTGCGAACATCCGCGACTACGACCTGTTTTACTGGGACCCCGACACGAGCTATGGGGCCGAGGACGCCGTGATTCGCCGGGCCGCTGCCCTGTTCGCCGATCTGGACGTCACCCTAGAGGTCCGCAACCAGGCCCGCGTCCACCTCTGGTTTCCGGAGCGCTACGGCCTGACCCGCCCGCCACTGGGCAGTGTTCGCGAGGGCATCGATCAGTTTCTCGTCGAATGTACCTGCGTGGGTATCGGTGCGGCGGGGGAGGTCTACGCTCCCTTTGGCCTGATGGACCTCGCCGCCGGGAGGCTCAAGCCCAACGCCAACAACCACACCCCCAGCCTCTACGCCGCCAAGGCCGCCAGCTACCGGGAGCGCTGGCCCTGGCTGCGCGACGAGGGCAGAGGGTGA
- a CDS encoding NADPH-dependent FMN reductase — protein sequence MMRSVRLLLISGSLRAGSANTALLRTAQAVAPADVEALVYTGLAALPHFNPDDDRAPLHPAVAALRSQVGQADALLFCTPEYAGALPGSFKNLLDWLVGGEETYGKPAAWVNVSSPASPTGGRDAHASLRKVLRYASLPTVEEACVRLPLTRADVGEDGLLLGPEVRASVAGVLQVLAAYVRSARSAPIL from the coding sequence ATGATGCGCTCCGTCCGCCTGCTGCTGATCTCGGGAAGCCTGCGGGCAGGCTCGGCGAACACGGCCCTGCTCCGTACGGCGCAGGCCGTGGCTCCGGCAGATGTGGAGGCCCTGGTCTACACCGGTCTGGCAGCGCTGCCCCACTTCAACCCGGACGACGACCGCGCGCCCCTCCATCCCGCCGTCGCGGCGTTGCGCTCCCAGGTGGGCCAGGCCGACGCCCTGCTGTTTTGCACGCCCGAGTACGCCGGGGCGCTCCCCGGGTCCTTCAAGAACCTGCTCGACTGGCTGGTGGGCGGCGAGGAAACGTACGGCAAGCCCGCCGCCTGGGTCAACGTCTCCAGCCCTGCCTCGCCCACAGGTGGACGTGACGCGCACGCTTCGCTGAGGAAGGTTCTGCGTTACGCCAGCTTGCCCACGGTAGAGGAGGCGTGTGTGCGGCTGCCCCTGACACGCGCAGATGTGGGTGAGGACGGCCTGCTGCTCGGTCCAGAGGTGAGGGCCTCCGTAGCCGGAGTGTTGCAAGTCCTCGCCGCGTATGTGCGGAGTGCCCGCTCAGCGCCTATCCTCTGA
- a CDS encoding DUF4870 domain-containing protein, translating into MTAPDPRSPPTHALERGTGFIPEPERTPALLIHLSPLAGFLLPGLGNVLGPLAAWLAYRDRSAVLDQQGKEALNFQLSVWLYSFLIGLVFFVLFSLGLLGGVFGAAAGHPDAGAFAIFGSLAAFFTVFVPVSLALWAFPLVLMLLAVVRVNQGQGYRYPLSFRFIR; encoded by the coding sequence ATGACTGCCCCCGATCCGCGTTCCCCCCCCACCCACGCCTTGGAGCGGGGTACCGGTTTCATTCCTGAGCCTGAACGGACGCCCGCCCTGCTGATTCACCTGTCCCCACTGGCAGGTTTCTTGCTGCCGGGTTTGGGCAACGTGCTGGGGCCGCTCGCCGCGTGGCTGGCCTACCGGGACCGCTCGGCGGTGCTGGACCAGCAGGGCAAGGAGGCGCTGAACTTTCAACTTAGCGTGTGGCTGTATTCGTTCCTGATTGGACTGGTGTTTTTCGTGCTGTTCAGCCTGGGCCTGCTGGGGGGCGTGTTTGGGGCGGCGGCGGGACACCCGGACGCGGGGGCCTTCGCTATATTCGGCAGCTTGGCCGCCTTTTTCACCGTCTTTGTCCCCGTGAGCTTGGCGCTGTGGGCCTTTCCCCTGGTGCTGATGCTCCTCGCCGTGGTGCGCGTGAACCAGGGCCAGGGCTACCGTTATCCCCTCAGCTTCCGCTTCATCCGTTAG
- a CDS encoding GNAT family N-acetyltransferase, protein MLTELEVLPPEVERLLARAMFPDPERIRRCLDAYGAVPSRRAFVWKVDERPVSAAGVQQRGEEVEVLHLGTALGQEGRGYARALLHALLTELKAARLVAETDDGAVDFYRRAGFEVREAPPRGGRPRYRVTLTWS, encoded by the coding sequence ATGCTGACGGAACTGGAAGTCCTGCCGCCAGAGGTGGAGCGCCTGCTCGCCCGCGCGATGTTTCCCGATCCCGAGCGAATTCGCCGGTGCCTCGACGCTTACGGCGCTGTCCCTTCACGCCGCGCCTTCGTCTGGAAAGTGGACGAACGGCCCGTCAGCGCGGCGGGGGTGCAGCAAAGGGGCGAGGAAGTGGAGGTGCTGCACCTCGGCACGGCCCTGGGACAGGAAGGGAGGGGGTATGCCCGCGCGCTCCTCCACGCCCTGTTGACGGAACTGAAAGCGGCACGGCTGGTGGCCGAGACAGATGACGGCGCGGTGGACTTCTACCGCCGCGCCGGATTTGAGGTACGGGAGGCTCCGCCGAGGGGAGGGCGCCCCCGTTACCGCGTGACCCTCACCTGGTCCTGA
- the glmU gene encoding bifunctional UDP-N-acetylglucosamine diphosphorylase/glucosamine-1-phosphate N-acetyltransferase GlmU: MTQTNRPLDVIILAAGQGTRMKSTLPKVLHPVAGRPMVAWAVKGAQGLGARNVVVVTGHGAERVEATLQAPDVRFARQHQQLGTGHAFLCGAEALEGEGEADVLVLYGDTPLLRTETLGALIADHRAQGTALTILTGELPDATGYGRIIRGPSGEVERIVEEKAATPEERAVREFNSGVYVMDSRAPELARRITNENAAGEYYLTDLLALYRAEGDPVRAFQLADADEVMGANDRTGLAEAEAILRRRINTAHMKAGVTLQDPESVRIEDTVTLGRDVTVEPGVILRGATQVADGVTLGAYSVITSSVLGAGVTVKAHSVLEEAYVGAGSDVGPFARLRPGSVLGEGVHIGNFVETKNAQLSAGVKAGHLAYLGDVEIGAETNVGAGTIVANFDGVNKHRTQVGAGVFIGSNSTLIAPRVVGDAAFIAAGSAVHEDVPEGALAVARGKQRVLEGWSRRYWGGMREKVERKLPWLAGWLARQE, encoded by the coding sequence ATGACCCAAACCAACCGTCCCCTGGACGTCATCATTCTCGCGGCGGGGCAGGGCACCCGCATGAAATCCACTCTTCCCAAGGTGTTGCACCCCGTGGCGGGCCGCCCGATGGTGGCCTGGGCCGTCAAGGGCGCGCAGGGCCTCGGCGCGCGCAACGTCGTCGTCGTGACGGGGCACGGAGCTGAGCGGGTAGAGGCCACCCTGCAGGCCCCCGACGTGCGCTTTGCCCGGCAGCATCAGCAACTGGGCACCGGACACGCGTTTTTGTGCGGCGCCGAGGCCCTGGAGGGTGAGGGCGAAGCGGACGTGCTCGTGCTGTACGGGGACACGCCCCTGTTGAGAACGGAGACGCTGGGTGCGCTGATCGCGGACCACCGCGCCCAGGGCACGGCCCTGACCATCCTGACCGGCGAACTGCCCGACGCCACTGGCTACGGGCGGATCATTCGGGGACCCAGCGGCGAGGTGGAGCGCATCGTGGAGGAAAAGGCTGCCACGCCCGAGGAAAGGGCCGTGCGCGAATTCAACAGTGGCGTGTATGTGATGGACAGCCGCGCGCCCGAACTCGCCCGGCGCATCACCAACGAGAACGCAGCGGGCGAGTATTACCTGACGGACCTGCTGGCCCTGTACCGGGCCGAGGGAGACCCCGTACGCGCCTTTCAACTGGCGGATGCCGACGAGGTGATGGGGGCCAATGACCGCACCGGCCTGGCCGAAGCCGAGGCCATCTTGCGCCGCCGCATCAACACCGCCCATATGAAGGCGGGCGTGACCCTGCAAGACCCGGAGAGCGTGCGCATCGAGGACACCGTGACCCTGGGCCGCGACGTGACCGTGGAGCCGGGCGTCATCCTGCGCGGGGCGACGCAGGTGGCCGACGGCGTGACGCTGGGCGCGTACTCGGTGATCACCAGCAGCGTGCTTGGGGCGGGCGTCACGGTCAAGGCCCACAGCGTGCTGGAAGAGGCGTATGTCGGCGCAGGCAGTGACGTGGGCCCGTTCGCCCGCCTGCGCCCCGGCAGCGTGCTCGGTGAGGGCGTGCATATCGGCAACTTTGTGGAGACGAAAAACGCCCAGCTCTCGGCAGGAGTGAAGGCTGGGCACCTCGCTTACCTGGGCGACGTGGAGATCGGCGCGGAAACGAACGTGGGGGCCGGAACCATCGTCGCCAACTTCGACGGCGTGAACAAGCACCGCACGCAGGTGGGCGCGGGCGTGTTCATCGGCTCAAATTCCACCCTGATCGCCCCGCGCGTGGTGGGTGACGCCGCCTTTATCGCTGCCGGAAGTGCCGTCCACGAGGACGTACCGGAGGGAGCGCTGGCGGTGGCCCGGGGCAAGCAGCGCGTGCTGGAAGGCTGGTCCCGCCGTTACTGGGGCGGCATGCGCGAGAAGGTAGAGCGGAAGTTGCCGTGGCTGGCGGGCTGGTTGGCGCGGCAGGAGTGA
- a CDS encoding MFS transporter, with protein sequence MTASAHASPTERQRWRTFMWLWGSQALSVLGSGVSGFALNIYLTQTRFPHGAQRAELAAALSLTALGWTFAALLGAPLAGALADRLDRRRMMLTCDLLSALTMGAALALVTLGTPPIWGLVSFTATLGLIGAFHGSAFDTGYSALVPKTQLPRANGMMQTVWSLSGLLSPALAALLIGLPALVRSGGGPGWLGRISDGVPFAFALDGGSFLLAGLVVWRLSISTPPRADLEAGQPQPSVWADMRFGWTYIFARPPLLHLLGTFAVVNLLLSGTQVLHPLLVRFALLPNGGALGLSAQAALAALWTSFSVGGVLGGVVVSTWGGLKRRRVLGVLVPVVVAGAAQAASGAAGSLVAVCVAVAACGMMTPVMNSHSQAIWQAQVPPQMQGRVFSVRRLIAQFTSPVSTAVAGLLAARCAAGGILLWSGLLLMGLAAAQLLNPVIRRVEEPLAGRPVGAVGASD encoded by the coding sequence ATGACCGCCTCTGCCCACGCCTCCCCCACGGAGCGCCAGCGGTGGCGCACCTTTATGTGGTTGTGGGGCTCGCAGGCGCTGAGCGTGCTGGGCAGTGGGGTGAGCGGCTTTGCCCTGAACATCTACCTGACGCAGACGCGCTTTCCACACGGCGCCCAGCGGGCCGAACTGGCGGCGGCCCTCTCGCTGACGGCCCTGGGCTGGACCTTCGCCGCGCTGCTGGGCGCGCCGCTGGCCGGAGCGCTTGCCGACCGCCTGGACCGCCGCCGGATGATGCTGACCTGCGATCTGCTCTCCGCCCTGACGATGGGGGCCGCGCTGGCGCTCGTGACGCTGGGCACGCCACCGATCTGGGGGCTGGTGAGCTTCACGGCCACCCTGGGCCTCATCGGCGCCTTTCACGGTTCGGCCTTTGATACGGGGTATTCGGCCCTCGTCCCAAAAACCCAGCTGCCGCGCGCCAACGGCATGATGCAGACCGTCTGGAGCCTGTCGGGCCTGCTCAGCCCTGCCCTGGCCGCCCTGCTGATCGGCCTGCCCGCCCTGGTCCGCTCGGGAGGTGGGCCCGGCTGGCTCGGCCGGATAAGTGACGGCGTGCCCTTCGCCTTTGCCCTGGACGGGGGCTCGTTCCTGCTCGCGGGGCTGGTGGTGTGGCGGCTGTCCATTTCCACACCGCCGCGCGCGGACCTGGAGGCGGGGCAGCCCCAGCCCTCCGTCTGGGCCGACATGCGTTTCGGCTGGACCTACATCTTTGCGCGGCCCCCGCTGCTGCACCTGCTGGGCACCTTCGCGGTGGTCAACCTGCTGCTCAGCGGGACCCAGGTGCTGCATCCCCTCCTGGTGCGCTTTGCTCTCCTGCCCAATGGCGGGGCACTGGGGCTGTCCGCGCAGGCGGCGCTGGCGGCGCTGTGGACCTCCTTCAGTGTGGGAGGTGTGCTGGGAGGCGTGGTGGTCAGCACCTGGGGTGGGCTAAAGCGGCGGCGGGTCCTGGGCGTGTTGGTGCCTGTGGTTGTGGCAGGCGCAGCGCAGGCGGCGAGTGGGGCCGCCGGTTCGCTCGTTGCCGTGTGCGTGGCGGTGGCTGCCTGCGGGATGATGACGCCCGTGATGAATTCGCACTCGCAGGCCATCTGGCAGGCGCAGGTGCCCCCGCAGATGCAGGGGCGCGTCTTTTCGGTGCGCCGCCTGATCGCGCAGTTCACCTCGCCGGTCAGCACGGCGGTGGCAGGCCTGCTCGCCGCCCGCTGCGCAGCGGGCGGCATCCTGCTGTGGTCCGGCCTGCTGCTGATGGGATTGGCGGCGGCCCAGTTACTCAATCCGGTGATCCGCCGGGTGGAAGAGCCGCTGGCCGGCAGGCCAGTGGGAGCAGTGGGGGCGAGCGACTGA
- the tatC gene encoding twin-arginine translocase subunit TatC → MTSPHHELRSAPLLDHLEELRRRIIISVIFLALGMAAAFQYRLQLIELIKVPLHASEQYQLGHVKLVAVNLTDQFLLSINLSFWVGLALALPFILWQVWAFVSPGLYSHERKWGLPFIVGAGVSFLSGALFGYKLVLPAMVKFLLDFLGGTVTQMQSLSSYIGTITTFLVSFGLAFELPILAVILTRIGIVNHVMLRKGWRFALVGAAVAAAVITPTPDPMNMMIVAVPLYGLYELGVVLSRVFRVLPAEEMPAIGA, encoded by the coding sequence ATGACTTCTCCCCACCACGAACTTCGCAGCGCGCCCCTGCTCGACCACCTCGAAGAGTTGCGCAGGCGCATCATCATCAGCGTGATCTTCCTGGCCCTGGGGATGGCCGCTGCCTTTCAGTACCGCCTGCAACTGATTGAGCTGATCAAGGTGCCGCTACACGCCTCCGAGCAGTACCAGCTCGGGCACGTCAAGCTGGTGGCGGTCAACCTCACCGACCAGTTCCTGCTCAGCATCAACCTGTCGTTCTGGGTGGGCCTCGCGCTGGCGCTGCCGTTCATCCTGTGGCAGGTCTGGGCCTTCGTCTCGCCCGGCCTCTACAGCCACGAGCGCAAGTGGGGCTTGCCCTTTATCGTCGGAGCAGGGGTGTCGTTTCTGTCCGGGGCGCTGTTCGGGTACAAGCTGGTGCTGCCCGCGATGGTCAAATTTCTGCTGGACTTTCTGGGCGGCACCGTCACGCAGATGCAGAGCCTGAGCAGCTACATCGGCACCATCACCACCTTTCTGGTCTCGTTTGGGCTCGCCTTCGAGTTGCCTATCCTGGCCGTGATCCTCACGCGCATCGGGATCGTCAACCACGTCATGCTGCGCAAGGGCTGGCGCTTCGCGCTCGTGGGCGCAGCGGTGGCTGCCGCCGTCATTACGCCCACGCCGGACCCCATGAACATGATGATCGTGGCCGTGCCGCTGTACGGACTGTATGAACTGGGCGTCGTGCTGTCGCGCGTCTTCCGCGTGCTGCCCGCCGAGGAGATGCCGGCCATCGGGGCGTAG
- a CDS encoding SRPBCC family protein → MSEDIRIKQSIVVRSRPDVLYRLALEPKRRVRWDPHLAVAEYEGGDGRLANNVLVRFKFTRRLLGLGFTAKYGQLQAPLRGGWESVRHVGPLEKLTQGWVFKAMPGGTEVTLTLNARIRYRWIRQPLERVLNNMVVTTLLELQRQVDAPGAQLVEDMGREMAQKQKEEQKAAKKAARGKR, encoded by the coding sequence ATGTCCGAAGATATTCGCATTAAGCAGAGCATCGTGGTGCGCTCACGTCCGGACGTGCTGTACCGCCTCGCGCTGGAGCCCAAACGCCGGGTGCGCTGGGACCCCCACCTTGCCGTGGCCGAATACGAGGGCGGCGACGGACGGCTCGCCAACAACGTGCTGGTGCGCTTCAAGTTCACCCGGCGGCTGCTGGGCCTCGGCTTTACCGCCAAGTACGGCCAGTTGCAGGCCCCGCTGCGTGGCGGCTGGGAAAGTGTGCGGCACGTCGGCCCCCTCGAGAAACTGACGCAGGGCTGGGTGTTCAAGGCCATGCCGGGCGGCACCGAAGTGACCCTGACCCTAAACGCCCGCATCCGCTACCGCTGGATCAGGCAACCGCTGGAACGGGTGCTGAACAACATGGTCGTAACCACCCTGCTGGAGTTGCAGCGCCAGGTGGACGCGCCTGGGGCGCAACTCGTGGAGGACATGGGCCGCGAAATGGCGCAGAAGCAGAAAGAGGAGCAGAAGGCGGCGAAGAAGGCGGCCCGGGGCAAACGGTAG
- a CDS encoding SDR family oxidoreductase, which translates to MTLFRLDGKRALVTGGSKGIGFAAARALTELGAQVTLAARSEEALRTAAHELGASWVVADVGTQAGVAAAVAAAEQVDILVSNAGGPPPSLPSAVTEEAWQRGFDVTFLSTVRLAAAVLPGMRERGWGRIIAVTSLTVGRPAPNLPVSNALRAAVTNHLKTLALEVAGVGVTCNTVAPGYTATERLQALHADPAEAERLQARIPARRFGTPLEVGAAVAFLATAEAGYVTGQEILVDGGWSI; encoded by the coding sequence ATGACCCTCTTCAGGCTGGACGGCAAACGTGCCCTCGTGACGGGCGGCAGCAAGGGCATTGGGTTTGCGGCGGCACGGGCGCTCACCGAACTCGGCGCGCAAGTCACGCTCGCCGCGCGGAGCGAGGAGGCGCTGCGGACAGCGGCCCATGAGCTGGGGGCCAGCTGGGTCGTCGCGGACGTGGGCACCCAGGCGGGCGTCGCGGCGGCGGTGGCGGCGGCGGAACAGGTGGACATCCTGGTCAGCAACGCGGGGGGCCCACCCCCCAGTCTGCCGAGCGCAGTGACCGAGGAAGCGTGGCAGCGGGGCTTTGACGTGACCTTTTTGTCCACCGTTCGCCTCGCGGCGGCCGTCCTGCCGGGGATGCGTGAGCGGGGCTGGGGCCGCATCATCGCCGTGACCAGCCTGACGGTGGGACGGCCCGCACCAAACCTCCCCGTCAGCAACGCCCTGCGCGCGGCCGTAACCAACCACCTCAAGACGCTGGCGCTGGAAGTGGCCGGGGTCGGCGTGACCTGCAACACCGTCGCGCCGGGGTACACCGCCACAGAGCGGCTGCAGGCCCTGCACGCCGACCCCGCCGAGGCCGAGCGCTTGCAGGCGCGCATTCCCGCCCGCCGCTTTGGAACGCCGCTGGAGGTGGGGGCGGCCGTCGCCTTTCTCGCCACCGCCGAAGCGGGCTACGTCACCGGGCAGGAGATTCTGGTGGACGGCGGCTGGAGCATCTGA
- the rnhA gene encoding ribonuclease HI — MTRSGGKAQFRKSPAKKAQDAVRDLLPIKAGIQPEVPVAGEQVELYSDGACDTQAGHGGWATILNYRGKELVLSGNEEGTTNNRMELRGLLEGLKVLKRPCQIRVVTDSQYLRKAFTDGWILKWQRNGWKTAGGEPVKNQDLWEELIGQAKIHALTFVWVRGHNGHGENERVDKLAVEERKKLRTR; from the coding sequence ATGACGAGGTCCGGCGGGAAGGCGCAGTTTAGAAAATCGCCCGCCAAGAAAGCGCAGGACGCTGTCCGCGACCTGCTGCCCATCAAGGCTGGCATCCAGCCCGAGGTCCCCGTGGCGGGCGAGCAGGTGGAGCTGTACAGCGACGGGGCGTGCGACACGCAGGCGGGGCACGGCGGCTGGGCCACCATCCTGAATTACCGGGGCAAGGAACTCGTGCTGAGCGGCAACGAGGAGGGCACCACCAACAACCGGATGGAGCTGCGCGGCCTGCTTGAGGGGCTCAAGGTGCTCAAGCGGCCCTGTCAGATCCGGGTGGTAACCGACAGCCAGTACCTGCGCAAGGCCTTTACCGATGGCTGGATTCTGAAGTGGCAGCGCAACGGCTGGAAGACGGCGGGCGGCGAACCGGTGAAAAATCAGGACCTGTGGGAGGAACTGATCGGGCAGGCGAAGATTCACGCCCTGACTTTCGTGTGGGTGCGCGGCCACAACGGACACGGCGAGAACGAGCGGGTGGACAAACTCGCCGTGGAGGAACGCAAGAAACTCAGGACCAGGTGA
- a CDS encoding twin-arginine translocase TatA/TatE family subunit gives MPFGPLELLLLVVIIALVFGARKLPELGKGVGQGIREFKREVKEPSVPTITDVPSRPLDPVTGQPVADRDHRA, from the coding sequence ATGCCATTCGGACCCCTTGAACTGCTGCTGCTCGTCGTGATCATCGCCCTTGTGTTTGGAGCCCGCAAACTGCCGGAACTCGGCAAGGGGGTGGGTCAAGGCATCCGCGAATTCAAGCGTGAGGTCAAGGAACCGAGCGTGCCGACCATCACCGACGTGCCCTCGCGTCCCCTCGACCCGGTGACCGGACAGCCTGTGGCCGACCGCGACCACCGCGCCTGA
- a CDS encoding prolipoprotein diacylglyceryl transferase produces the protein MDPVFLKIGNFTIAWYGVLMTLGIVAGVWVGTRLARARGLNVDLFERMIMWMIVWGFIGARAMFVLTSWHQFADIPFPRILLDIVNIRAGGISIHGGLLGGVLTLIYFARRHKVNFYEYADLAVPGVAFGIIGGRLGNIMNGTDTVGRVTGWPIGFHWPASARAFHEGMCVRNPNPDMDLSKYCQDVGGQIMMTAPVHFTQMYGVIIGIVLSFAAFYWLRSRKPGYAFWQFWLWYSVLRAGLEETFRLNPLPLKSFLSQGLDKPGIGLWTETHLISIPLILASLWMLTRLRQRGEAAAVPPPVTRRQSPEV, from the coding sequence ATGGACCCTGTCTTCTTGAAAATCGGCAATTTCACGATTGCCTGGTACGGCGTGCTGATGACGCTGGGCATCGTCGCGGGCGTGTGGGTCGGCACGCGGCTGGCGCGGGCGCGCGGGCTGAACGTGGACCTGTTCGAGCGCATGATCATGTGGATGATCGTCTGGGGCTTTATTGGGGCGCGGGCGATGTTCGTGCTGACCTCGTGGCACCAGTTTGCGGACATTCCCTTTCCGCGAATTCTGCTCGACATCGTGAATATCCGCGCTGGGGGCATCTCGATTCACGGCGGGCTGCTGGGCGGCGTGCTGACGCTGATCTACTTCGCGCGGCGCCACAAGGTCAACTTCTACGAGTACGCGGACCTCGCCGTGCCGGGCGTGGCCTTCGGCATCATCGGCGGGCGGCTGGGCAACATCATGAACGGCACCGACACGGTGGGCCGCGTGACAGGCTGGCCCATCGGTTTTCACTGGCCTGCCTCGGCCCGCGCCTTCCACGAGGGCATGTGCGTCCGTAACCCCAACCCCGACATGGACCTGTCCAAGTACTGTCAGGACGTGGGCGGCCAGATCATGATGACGGCCCCGGTGCACTTTACGCAGATGTACGGCGTGATTATCGGGATCGTATTGTCCTTCGCCGCCTTTTACTGGCTGCGCTCGCGCAAACCCGGCTACGCCTTCTGGCAGTTCTGGCTGTGGTATTCGGTCCTGCGCGCGGGGCTTGAAGAGACCTTCCGCCTCAACCCCCTGCCCCTCAAGTCGTTCCTGAGCCAGGGCCTCGACAAGCCGGGCATCGGCCTGTGGACCGAGACGCACCTGATCTCCATTCCGCTGATCCTGGCGAGCCTGTGGATGCTAACGCGGCTGCGCCAGCGGGGAGAGGCAGCGGCGGTGCCGCCGCCGGTCACCCGTCGTCAGTCGCCAGAAGTTTGA
- a CDS encoding PIG-L deacetylase family protein has translation MRIMAVFAHPDDEIGCIGTLAKHAARGDEVLLVWTTLGELASQFGDAPHGEVTRVRREHGAWVAKRIGAGFHFFDMGDSRMTGGRSEALQLARLYARFRPNAVITWSDDHPHPDHRMTAKIAFDAITLARIPKIVNEAGSSAPIPPAPDLGDAAPESGQDVAQLEAWREPVRLYQYHAPASPYPEMFVDTTDTVDVAADVAAYYQAFYKWAWTPEQYRETRAQLGRLAGVKFAERFNVRGSHLRAREYLD, from the coding sequence ATGCGAATCATGGCTGTGTTTGCCCACCCCGACGACGAGATCGGCTGCATTGGCACGCTGGCGAAGCACGCGGCGCGCGGCGACGAGGTGCTGCTGGTGTGGACCACACTGGGCGAACTCGCCTCCCAGTTTGGTGACGCGCCCCATGGGGAAGTCACGCGCGTGCGCCGCGAACATGGGGCCTGGGTGGCGAAACGCATCGGGGCAGGGTTCCACTTCTTCGACATGGGCGATAGCCGCATGACGGGTGGGCGCAGTGAAGCGCTGCAACTCGCGCGGCTGTACGCCCGCTTTCGCCCCAACGCGGTGATCACATGGAGCGACGATCATCCCCACCCGGACCACCGCATGACGGCCAAGATCGCCTTCGACGCGATTACGCTGGCCCGGATTCCCAAGATCGTCAACGAGGCGGGGAGCAGCGCGCCGATACCTCCGGCCCCCGATCTGGGCGACGCAGCCCCGGAAAGCGGTCAGGACGTGGCCCAGCTCGAAGCCTGGCGTGAACCCGTGCGGCTGTACCAGTACCACGCGCCTGCCAGTCCCTATCCGGAAATGTTTGTGGATACCACCGATACGGTTGACGTGGCCGCAGACGTGGCTGCCTACTACCAGGCGTTTTACAAGTGGGCCTGGACCCCAGAGCAGTACCGGGAGACACGCGCCCAGCTGGGCCGCCTCGCCGGAGTGAAGTTCGCCGAACGCTTCAACGTGCGCGGCAGCCACCTGCGGGCGCGGGAGTATCTGGATTGA